The following are encoded together in the Microtus pennsylvanicus isolate mMicPen1 chromosome 8, mMicPen1.hap1, whole genome shotgun sequence genome:
- the LOC142856108 gene encoding zinc finger protein 248-like isoform X2 produces MHVDSGGNPRKSSTLEMDPVSSTSFLLKICDSCEMNLKNISGVIISKKNYSRKKLDEFNIGEKPLLKIGHEKIPIGAKSYKYNEKRGGLSLCQGLTRPVSGQPFECHENGQGFHEEVALGPSQHSQPGQMLCKHTECGRTFVDSLKLSASQKTHLRMEPHECSICRKSLHVDLQFGHEGALPRSSPCERNTYDKIFCDGPAFIVHQEAYSRQSAQEYKMSNNAWAKSALFKHQLVQMGVKPYQYHENGKLFSKKTHPTQSRRAHLGEKTFECGECGKMFWEKSNLTQHQRTHTGEKPYECTECGKSFCQKPHLTNHQRTHTGEKPYECKQCGKTFCVKSNLTEHQRTHTGEKPYECNACRKSFCHRSALTVHQRTHTGEKPFICNECGKSFCVKSNLIVHQRTHTGEKPYKCNECGKMFCEKSALTKHQRTHTGEKPYECNVCGKTFGQRSVLTKHQRIHSRVKALAAS; encoded by the coding sequence ATGCATGTGGACAGTGGCGGCAACCCAAGAAAAAGCTCCACTCTAGAAATGGACCCTGTTTCTTCAACAAGTTTTCTGCTCAAAATATGTGACTCATGtgaaatgaatttaaagaatatttcagGTGTCATTATTAGTAAAAAGAACTATTCCAGAAAGAAACTTGATGAGTTTAATATAGGTGAGAAACCACTCCTTAAAATTGGGCATGAGAAAATTCCCATAGGAGCAAAATCATATAAATACAATGAGAAAAGGGGTGGCCTCAGCCTTTGCCAGGGTCTCACACGGCCAGTTTCTGGTCAGCCTTTTGAGTGTCATGAAAACGGACAAGGCTTCCATGAGGAAGTGGCCCTGGGCCCGAGTCAGCACTCTCAGCCAGGGCAGATGCTCTGTAAACACACTGAGTGTGGAAGAACGTTCGTCGATAGTTTGAAGCTCAGTGCGTCGCAGAAAACTCACTTGCGCATGGAGCCACACGAATGCAGCATTTGTAGAAAGTCCCTTCATGTGGATTTGCAGTTTGGACATGAGGGAGCTCTTCCCAGGAGCAGTCCTTGTGAGCGGAACACCTATGACAAAATCTTCTGCGATGGCCCAGCTTTCATTGTTCACCAGGAAGCTTACTCAAGACAGAGTGCCCAGGAGTATAAAATGAGTAACAACGCATGGGCAAAGTCAGCTCTCTTTAAACACCAGCTAGTCCAGATGGGGGTGAAACCCTATCAGTACCATGAAAACGGGAAACTTTTCAGCAAGAAAACGCATCCCACCCAGTCTCGAAGAGCTCACTTGGGAGAAAAAACCTTTGAATGTGGTGAGTGTGGTAAAATGTTCTGGGAGAAATCAAACCTCACCCAGCACCAGAGAAcgcacactggagagaaaccctatgaatgtaccGAGTGTGGGAAATCCTTTTGCCAAAAACCACACCTTACCAACCACCAGCGAACGCACACGGGAGAGAAACCCTACGAATGCAAGCAATGTGGGAAGACATTCTGTGTCAAATCAAACCTCACCGAACATCAAAGAACACATACAggggagaagccctatgaatgtaacgcATGTAGGAAATCCTTCTGCCACAGGTCCGCCCTCACCGTCCATCAGAGaacacatacaggagagaaaccattTATATGCAATGAATGCGGGAAGTCCTTTTGTGTGAAGTCAAACCTGATTGTACATCAAAGAACTCACACCGGGGAGAAGCCCTACAAGTGTAATGAGTGTGGGAAGATGTTCTGTGAAAAGTCAGCTCTCACTAAACACCAGAGAACTCACACAGGGGAGAAGCCCTACGAGTGTAACGTGTGTGGGAAGACCTTCGGTCAGAGGTCGGTGCTCACCAAGCATCAGAGAATTCACTCCAGGGTGAAGGCTCTGGCAGCCTCCTAG
- the Bms1 gene encoding ribosome biogenesis protein BMS1 homolog, with translation MEAKEHKKHRKKHSGPKAEKKKKRYLQDLQLGDEEDARKRNPKAFSVQSAVRMARSFHRTQDLKTKKHHIPVVDRTPLEPPPIVVVVMGPPKVGKSTLIRCLIRNFTRQKLTEIRGPVTIVSGKKRRLTIIECGCDINVMIDLAKVADLVLMLIDASFGFEMETFEFLNICQVHGFPKIMGVLTHLDSFKHNKQLKKTKKRLKHRFWTEVYPGAKLFYLSGMVHGEYQNQEIHNLGRFITVMKFRPLTWQTSHPYILADRMEDLTNPEDIRTNIKCDRKVSLYGYLRGAYLKNNSQIHMPGVGDFAVSDVSFLPDPCALPEQQKKRCLNEKEKLVYAPLSGVGGVLYDKDAVYVDLGGSHGFQAMEEAGPTHELVQSLISTHASIDAKMASSRVTLFSDSKPLGSEDIDNEGLWMPKEEKQLDVKTGRVRRKAIFEDTEDESGDEESEDDEEMCEGDRMENGSSDDDEGEEDGAETTNCKYMSARGSKRPKLEEQEEDSDADLPAFADSDDDLERSSGEEEAAEEADESSEDEDSSAGERDDGDSKSVGGNSGARLSASHQWRHRLDGEKPSLVTKAALTTSDSGHCTAEEACPSEDDSEASELSSEEEDSGCRGIVGGKPASRHGDRGQKLESESLVDEASDIENLLGEEEDHKEENSSSVETSGALKWKEDLSRKAAEAFLRQQQAAPNLRKLVYGTVTEDNEDDDGDTVEELGGLFRVSQPDRGCKHKADSLDCSRFLVEAPHDWDLEEVMNSIRDCFVTGKWEDEKDAAKILAADEELYGDFEDLETGDVHKGKPGPDTQSEDTEEDIKEENDPDEEESAKKKHLNKKRKLKELFDAEYDGGESTYFDDLKGEMQRQAQLNHAEFEDQEDETRVQYEGFRPGMYVRIEIENIPCEFVQNFDPHYPIILGGLGNSEGTVGYVQMRLKKHRWYKKILKSRDPIIFSVGWRRFQTIPLYYIEDHNGRQRLLKYTPQHMHCGATFWGPITPQGTGFLAIQSVSGAMPDFRIAATGVVLDLDKSIKIVKKLKLTGFPFKIFKNTSFIKGMFNSALEVAKFEGAVIRTVSGIRGQIKKALRAPEGAFRATFEDKLLMSDIVFMRTWYPVSIPAFYNPVTSLLKPVGEKDTWSGMRTTYQLRLAHGIKLKPNKDSLYKPILRQKKHFNSLHIPKALQKALPFKNKPKIQAKAGKVPRDKQRPAVIREPHERKVLALLGALSTVHNHKMKNAKEQRSLHNKEHVKMKQKEEEEKLRRLKDLRKKFFSIQGQKEKRSQKSSLKGARAKES, from the exons ATGGAGGCCAAGGAacacaagaaacacagaaagaaacacagtGGGCCTAAagctgagaagaaaaagaaacggTACCTGCAGGACCTACAGCTTGGCGATGAAGAGGATGCCCGGAAGAGAAACCCTAAAGCTTTTTCCGTTCAGTCTGCTGTGCGGATGGCTCGGTCCTTTCACAG gactcaggatttaaagacaaaaaagcaTCACATTCCAGTGGTTGATCGAACTCCACTAGAACCCCCACCGATAGTGGTAGTGGTGATGGGGCCCCCAAAAGTTGGGAAGAGCACTTTGATACGGTGCCTCATTCGGAATTTCACCAGACAGAAGTTGACTGAGATCAGAGGCCCTGTGACAATTGTGTCAG GTAAAAAGCGCAGACTTACCATTATTGAATGTGGGTGTGACATCAATGTAATGATTGATCTAGCCAAAGTGGCAGATCTG GTGCTAATGCTTATAGACGCCAGCTTTGGGTTTGAAATGGAGACATTTGAGTTTCTAAACATCTGTCAAGTACATGGCTTCCCTAAAATTATGGGAGTTCTCACCCATCTAGACTCCTTCAAGCATAACAAGCAACTCAAGAAGACAAAGAAGCGGTTAAAGCATAGGTTCTGGACAGAAGTCTACCCG GGTGCCAAGCTGTTCTACCTTTCTGGAATGGTACATGGAGAGTATCAGAACCAAGAAATTCACAACCTGGGCCGAtttattacagttatgaagtttaGGCCTCTCACATGGCAAACATCTCATCCGTACATCCTGGCAGACAG GATGGAAGATTTGACAAACCCTGAGGACATCCGCACAAACATCAAGTGTGACCGAAAGGTGTCTCTTTATGGTTATTTACGAGGAGCCTACCTGAAAAATAATAGCCAGATTCACATGCCAG GCGTAGGAGATTTTGCCGTCAGCGATGTCAGTTTTCTCCCAGACCCCTGTGCTCTTCCGGAACAGCAAAAGAAGCGCTGTTTGAATGAGAAGGAGAAGCTGGTCTATGCGCCGCTCTCTGGAGTTGGGGGTGTGCTGTATGACAAGGATGCTGTCTATGTCGACCTCGGTGGGAGCCATGGCTTTCAGGCAATG gaggaagcAGGCCCTACGCATGAACTGGTCCAGAGTCTCATCTCCACCCATGCCAGTATCGATGCCAAGATGGCTTCAAGCAGAGTGACACTTTTTTCTGATTCCAAACCTCTGGGGTCAGAAGATATAGATAATGAAGG GCTGTGGATGCCAAAAGAGGAAAAGCAACTGGACGTAAAGACTGGTCGCGTACGTCGGAAAGCCATTTTtgaggacacggaagatgagtCTGGAGATGAAGAGAGTGAGGATGATGAAGAAATGTGTGAAGGTGACCGAATGGAAAATGGCTCTAGCGACGACGACGAAGGGGAAGAGGACGGGGCTGAAACCACCAACTGTAAATACATGTCTGCTAGGGGAAGCAAAAGGCCAAAACTCGAGGAGCAGGAAGAAGACAGCGATGCGGACTTGCCAGCGTTTGCTGATAGCGATGACGATCTCGAGAGGAGctctggggaagaggaggcagcagAGGAAGCGGACGAAAGCAGTGAAGATGAAGACTCttctgcaggagagagagacGATGGGGATTCCAAATCTGTTGGAGGAAACAGTGGGGCAAGACTGTCAGCATCTCATCAGTGGAGGCACCGTCTGGATGGAGAGAAGCCTTCCCTAGTGACAAAAGCAGCCCTCACCACTTCTGACTCTGGCCACTGTACAGCCGAAGAGGCTTGTCCATCTGAAGACGACTCTGAAGCCTCCGAGCTGAGTTCAGAGGAGGAagactcaggatgcagaggcattGTCGGGGGAAAGCCTGCAAGCCGTCATGGGGACAGGGGGCAGAAACTCGAGTCAGAGAGCCTGGTTGATGAGGCCAGTGACATTGAAAACTTACTCGGAGAGGAAGAGGATCACAAGGAAGAGAACAGCAGCTCTGTAGAAACGTCAG GTGCCCTCAAGTGGAAGGAAGACCTTTCCAGGAAGGCAGCAGAGGCCTTTCTGAGGCAGCAACAAGCAGCTCCAAATCTTCGAAAGCTGGTTTATGGGACAG TGACAGAGGATAATGAAGACGACGATGGAGACACCGTAGAGGAGCTTGGAGGGCTGTTCCGTGTCAGCCAGCCGGACCGAGGGTGTAAGCACAAGGCTGACTCTCTGGACTGCTCTCGGTTCCTTGTGGAGGCGCCTCACGACTGGGATTTAGAGGAG gTTATGAACAGTATCAGAGATTGCTTTGTGACGGGGAAATGGGAAGATGAGAAAGATGCCGCCAAGATCTTAGCAGCAGATG AGGAGCTCTATGGGGACTTCGAAGACCTAGAAACCGGGGACGTGCACAAAGGAAAACCAGGTCCGGATACTCAG AGTGAAGATACAGAAGAAGAcattaaggaagaaaatgaccCAGATGAGGAGGAAAGTGCCAAGAAAAAGCACCTGAATAAGAAGAGGAAGTTGAAGGAGCTGTTTGATGCGGAGTACGATGGGGGAGAAAGCACATATTTCGATGATCTTAAGGGTGAAATGCAGAGGCAAGCCCAG CTTAACCATGCTGAATTTGAAGACCAAGAAGATGAAACCAGAGTTCAATATGAGGGTTTTCGACCTGGAATGTATGTTCGAATTGAGATTGAAAACATCCCCTGTGAATTCGTGCAGAACTTCGACCCACACTACCCAATTATTCTGGGTGGTTTGGGCAATAGTGAGGGCACTGTGGGATATGTGCAG ATGCGCCTCAAGAAACATCGCTGGTATAAGAAAATCCTCAAGTCTCGAGATCCAATTATTTTTTCTGTAGGATGGAGGAGGTTTCAGACAATCCCACTGTACTATATTGAAGACCACAATGGCAGACAGAGGCTTCTAAAATACACCCCACAGCACATGCATTGTGGAGCAACTTTCTGGG gtcCTATCACCCCACAAGGAACTGGATTTTTGGCAATACAGTCTGTCAGTGGTGCAATG cCTGACTTTCGGATTGCTGCGACTGGAGTTGTCCTTGACCTGGATAAATCCATAAAAATTGTGAAGAAATTAAAGCTAActggttttccttttaaaatattcaagaatACTTCATTTATTAAG GGAATGTTTAACTCTGCCTTGGAAGTAGCCAAATTTGAAGGTGCGGTCATTCGAACTGTCAGTGGAATAAGGGGACAAATCAAGAAAGCGCTCCGGGCTCCAGAAGGGGCATTCAGGGCCACCTTTGAGGACAAGTTGCTAATGAGTG ATATTGTTTTCATGCGGACTTGGTATCCTGTCTCCATTCCGGCCTTCTATAACCCTGTAACATCTTTGCTGAAACCCGTGGGTGAGAAAGACACCTGGTCAGGGATGCGGACAACATATCAGCTGAGGCTTGCCCATGGCATCAAACTGAAGCCAAACAAGGACTCACTCTATAAG ccaATCCTGagacaaaagaaacattttaattcaCTGCACATTCCGAAAGCCTTGCAGAAGGCTCTGCCATTTAAGAACAAGCCCAAGATCcaagcaaaggcaggcaaagtGCCAAGGGACAAGCAGAGACCGGCTGTCATACGTGAACCTCACGAGAGGAAG GTCCTGGCTCTGCTAGGTGCTCTGAGCACAGTACACAACCATAAAATGAAAAACGCCAAAGAACAGAGAAGCTTGCACAACAAGGAGCACGTGAAGAtgaagcagaaggaggaagaggaaaagctgaGGCGGCTGAAGGACCTGAGGAAGAAGTTCTTCTCGATCCAGGGTCAGAAGGAGAAACGGAGTCAGAAGTCCAGTCTGAAAGGAGCTAGAGCTAAGGAGAGCTGA